From the Bacteroidia bacterium genome, the window CCAATACCAACATTCAACCAGTCTGTAACACCATAGTCAAATCCGAGTCTCATGGTAGCGTTGTCTAAACCAAAAAACTCATATCCTCCACTATTTATCTGCCCGAAACGATGTAATATCATCAACTGTAAAACACCTTGTTTGTTGTTTTCAACACTATGCCCATTAATGAGCCTGGTTGATTTAAATGTTGCCGTAACTTCTTCTTTCTTTTCTTTCTCACCACTTTCATTAAGCATTTTCATCAGGTCGTCCTGTGCAGCTGCTTGTAGGGTAATAAAAGTAAATCCAATAAAAAACAGTTTTCTGATTGCTAGCATAAAAATATTTTTAGTTCTTCTTTTGATATGGAACAAGTTCAAATTTACAGGTTACTTTAACAACTTCGGCAATATTCTGAATAACCAATTTCGGAATATCAACTTTGTGATCTTTTAAAGCCACATTAAAGCTACCTTCAATTGCCGGTACTCCTGCTTTAAAACTATATTCTGCTTTATAATTTGCCGGATTTTCAACTCCATGAATTATTATTGTCCCGTTTACGGTTACCTGATATGCTGTGTCACGATCAGTAACCAAGGGCTCCTGAATTTTTCCTTTAAATGTAGCATCTTTATATTTATCGCTTTCAAGATATTTTTCATTAAAGTGCTCTTCCATCAATGCTTTTTCAAATTTGAATGAACGAATGGCTACCAACGAAACAATATCACCTGTTGTAACATTCAAAATGCAATGTGCTTT encodes:
- a CDS encoding YceI family protein, translated to MKKLILCVLMAGMHYAQAQNVFTTNAGTISFFSEAPLENIDATSKKAHCILNVTTGDIVSLVAIRSFKFEKALMEEHFNEKYLESDKYKDATFKGKIQEPLVTDRDTAYQVTVNGTIIIHGVENPANYKAEYSFKAGVPAIEGSFNVALKDHKVDIPKLVIQNIAEVVKVTCKFELVPYQKKN